The genome window TAATCAAGCATATCAAAACATACTTAAAGCACTCCAATATGGCCCTAACCTTTTGGAAACACAGCGAGCTCTTGCCATAAACTATCTTCACCTTAGTAGAGAAAACGATGCCAAAGCAGCTGCTAACCGTGTTTTACAGATGGATCCCAACGATGCCGAAAGTCATTATATCATCTGGGCCGCCAATGGGAAGAAACCCAATGACCAATCTATCTGGAAGGCTCTGATATTAGATCCCAATCTCGTGATGGCTCACGTCGATTTGGCAACTGCTTACTTTTTTAATACACGAGACTATAATAAGGCAGCCGATCACTACAAAAAGGCAGTAGATTTAGCTGATTCCCCACAGTTACATAACTACCTGGGAACAACATTCAGGTCTCAAGGTTATTTCCCAAGGGCAGTATCGGAATACACGAGAGCTATTGATCTTGATCCCAACTTTGCCCCAGCCCATATGAACCTGGGAATTACCCTTTTTTATATGAAGAAATATAATGAGAGTATCGAAAGCGAGAGGAAAGCGATTTCTATAAACCCAAATTATCCCGACTCCTACTTTTTCCTCGCACGCAGCTACGAAGCCACAAATAACCCTCAAATGGCGATTAAAAACTATAACTTGTTTCTTGACCTTGTAAGTGAACAGGAAAACTATTCCAATTACATATCAACTGCTAAGAAGAGCCTTGCAAAGCTTCAAGGTGGCTCATACAACAAATAGTGATTCTGGTTTACGTGGCTACTGCGAGCAGGCACGACTTTTAAAGGTTCATTCCTAATAGCCTTTGTCGCCATCGTTAAATAAAATTCTGTTGCGACTCCTATCGGTTAACGTGTAATATTGTTATTTAGATGGACCGTCAGATTGGTGACAATTCAAACTTAATAAAACTTTCATTCGGATTGGAATCTAGTTCAAGTCTTTGGAATATAGTTTTTGAGGGATTCGATCAAGATGTAATCTTGATATCTAGATTCGAGGGAAAAGATCTAGAATCCAGAGATCTACTTAACAGATTTGGCTATATACTTAACAAAAAATATCCGGGCTGTGTTGTCGATCCTACAGAATCAGGATTTTCAATCAAAAAGTCATTCCCTATGAATGACGTATCAATCATACGTGAATGGTCAGTGCTCATGAACAGCATACGAGAAGAAATAATAGGCCTTATTGGACAATCAGAGTGTTAAACTATTAGACGATGAAACCCTTCTCATAGCAATTATATTTCGTATAAGTTTCTTAAGGCAAAGAGAAAGAAACTTTAAACTCTAAGAAAACAAATGCTATCTCGACCTTTGTCCACCCGAGTCGAAACAGGATATACAGGTCGGGGAAATGGTATTCCTTAAAAAAGAGCAATATTGGATCGTCAAAGAAGATCTGAGAAATCAAAATTTTACATGGTCTTTATGCAATACCTTAGCACTTTTTACGATAAGATACTGAAGAAAAAGGAATTCTCAGAAATATTTCATGATAGAAAAATAATATAGGCCATCCCGAAGAGGGGATTCAATCATGAACCCATACCTTGGGACATGATCAACGATCACAAGTTTTGACTACTTAAAGGACAGTAACGTCACCTGCAATTATCCTCTCAATCTCCCCGTTGTCCTTTTTTATGAGTAAGAATCCATTTTGATCTAAGTCGTATGCTATACCTTCAATGACATTGCCATCGATCCTAACTCTCACCCTTTTATTCAGGTCTCCCCACCTTTTTTTCCACTCACCAATAATATTTGACTTTCCTTTGCTATTGAACTCGTCGTACCACTTTTCAAGCAGGTTTATCAGGTTCGCTGCAAATTCAGACCTATCTACTTCACACCCTAATTCTTCCCTGACAGAAGTAACAATCTCTGAAACCTCACCCATCAAATTATTCATCACCTCTCGTGTCATATTCAAGTTTATTCCTAACCCCACTAAAACAAACTCAACTCGCTCTCCATCAGGCTCCATCTCCGTTAAGACTCCAGCCACCTTCCTTCGATTGATCAGCAAATCATTGGGCCATTTTATTTGAGACTTGATCCCATGTGAATTAACAGTTTCAAAAAGTGCAATAGAACTCACCAGTGTCAGTATGGTAGCATCTTTTGAGGAGATCGAAGGTCGAAAAATTATCGACATATAGAGGTTAAAACCAGGCGGTGAAATCCACTTCCTCTGAAGCCTACCCCTACCCTTTGTCTGTGTATCCGTGATAACGACAGTTCCTTCGGCTGCACCTTCCTTCGCTAGATCAAACGCGACATCATTCGTTGATTCCACTTCACGATAGAACCTTATTACCCTACCGAATGTCTTTGTCTTCAGATGCTTATTTATGAGTCTTTCCATCTAATAATATTTATAATAAATAAAGAGAGCGAACGCAAGCATTCCAAATTTTGAAGAAACGAATACCCGTTC of Thermodesulfobacteriota bacterium contains these proteins:
- a CDS encoding tetratricopeptide repeat protein, encoding MTQTKKILNKIFTKKFVAILIGSTILFANLTKSEESADQNETNTSSLGAKDFYQTGRKEYLKFTPHAFNNAIENFNKALKLDPNFAPAYAGLGEVNSFIGFYRLEVKDQYEPFFNQAYQNILKALQYGPNLLETQRALAINYLHLSRENDAKAAANRVLQMDPNDAESHYIIWAANGKKPNDQSIWKALILDPNLVMAHVDLATAYFFNTRDYNKAADHYKKAVDLADSPQLHNYLGTTFRSQGYFPRAVSEYTRAIDLDPNFAPAHMNLGITLFYMKKYNESIESERKAISINPNYPDSYFFLARSYEATNNPQMAIKNYNLFLDLVSEQENYSNYISTAKKSLAKLQGGSYNK
- a CDS encoding biotin--[acetyl-CoA-carboxylase] ligase, whose amino-acid sequence is MERLINKHLKTKTFGRVIRFYREVESTNDVAFDLAKEGAAEGTVVITDTQTKGRGRLQRKWISPPGFNLYMSIIFRPSISSKDATILTLVSSIALFETVNSHGIKSQIKWPNDLLINRRKVAGVLTEMEPDGERVEFVLVGLGINLNMTREVMNNLMGEVSEIVTSVREELGCEVDRSEFAANLINLLEKWYDEFNSKGKSNIIGEWKKRWGDLNKRVRVRIDGNVIEGIAYDLDQNGFLLIKKDNGEIERIIAGDVTVL